TGTTGGTTATTCAACGCCAATGTTAATTAAGCATCCTTTTTGAGAGATGACAAAAGCGTTTGACAAAGCCACGTATTTAGCAATGAATAATAAATCGTACCGCTTGCCACAAGAAATTAAAGCAAAAACCGTCGTAGAAACTAACGATATTAAAGAAACTATTCAAGCATTATTAGAGGTAAAAAATGATATTAATCGAACCAATTAGAAATGGTAAATATGTTAAAGACGGTGCTTATTGACTAGCGATCCAAATTTGAGCAATGAATCATTTGCGCCTAGATGATACAATTGTTTTTCCTTCGGTTGCAGAACCTCATATTCAAATTGGATATTTTCAAAATCCAGAAGTTGAAGTCAATTTTAATTATTTAAAAGAAAAAAATCTGCAAATTGTACGCCGCGATACAGGTGGTGGTGCAATTTATATCGATTCAAATTCAGTTAATGTTTGTTATTTAATACCTTACAAAGAAAACGAAAGCATAATTGGTAATTTTGCTAAATTTTATGAACCTACTATTAAAATTTTAAAAGATTTAGGTGCAACAAGAGTCACACAAACTGGCAAAAATGATTTAACCATTGACGGGCGTAAAGTATCTGGCGCTGCGATGACGTTGATTAATGATGTTATCTATGGCGGAAACTCATTGCTTTATAATGTGGACTATGATGCAATGAGTCAAGTATTAAATCCGAACCGTAAAAAAATTCAATCGCAAGGTATTAAATCAGTACGCCAAAGAGTTGCTGGATTAAGCGAGTATCTGGATGAGCAATATAAAAATTTAGACATTTTTGAATTTAAAGACTTAATTATTAAACGCTTATTTAACGCGGAAGATTTAAGTAGCATCAAGCGTTATGAAATAAGCGATCAAGATTGAATGCAAATTGACGAATTAATTGAAAAAAAATATAAAAACTGAGATTGAACATACGGAATCAGTCCTCGTTATGAGTACAACCGTGATGCTCGCTTATCAATTGGTACAATTAATTTTTCATTAGCTATAGAAAATCAAAAAATTGAAAAGTTCAAAATAAGTGGCGATTTCTTTCCGCGTAAAGATGTGTCAGGTCTTGAGCTATCATTAATTGGTACAAAAATGAAATTTGAAGAATTAGTTCAAGCTCTTAATGACGCTGATTTACAGAGCTATTTCTTCACAGAAGTAAATGCTGTGGAAATTGCAAAGATAATTCTAGATGAGGAATAATGAATAAGTATTTAGAATTATTTAAACCTTTTAAACTTGGAAAATACACGTTACAAAATCGTTTTGTTCTTTCACCAATGACTTTGTCATTAACAACTATTGATGGCAAAATGACTGACCAAGAAGCTAATTACACTCGCCGAAGAGCCAATAGTGCTCCTTTAATAGTCTCAGGGGCGGCATACATTGACGATTTTGGTCAATTATTTGAGTATGGCTATAGTGCTAAAAGCGATTCTGATATCGAATCATTAGCTAGATTAGCCCAAGCAATGAAAGCAGACGGCAATATTGTAATATTACAGCTGGCACATGCTGGAAAATTTTCAAAAGCAAGTCTTAAAAGATACGGACACCTACATGGTCCAAGTTATGAAAAAAATTTCTTTCCTGTTGAACATGAAGTGTTTGAATTAACACAACAGCAAATAAAAAATATTATTAAGGATTATGCAAAAGCGACTCAACGGGCAATTAAAGCTGGATTTGATGGCATCGAGATTTCAATGGCTCAAAGATTGCTAATCCAAACTTTTTTTAGTAAGATAGTAAATAAAAGAACCGATTCCTACGGAACTGATACTTTTGAGAATCGTTCTCGTTTATGTATTGAAGTTGTCCAAGCAATCAGAAATGTAATTGATCAATTTGCACCAGAAGGATTTTTATTTGGATTCAGAGCAACTCCCGAGGAAACTTATGGACCAGTATTAGGTTATACAATTGAAGAATTTAACCAATTAATTGATTTAACTATTGAAAAAGGAAAAATTGATTATTTAGCAATTGCTAGTTGAGGGCATGATATTTACTTAAATAAAGTTCGTTCAGATTGTAAATTTAAAGGGCAATTAGTAAATGAGGTAATTTATAATCATTTTAAAAATCGGGTTGCTGTTATAGCTTCAGGGGGTATTAACACTCCTGACAAATGTTTGGACGCTTTGCAACACTGTGATTTAGTAGGTCTAAGCTCAGTTTTTGTAGCAGATCCAGAGTTTGTGCATAAAATAAAAAATAATGAAATAGATAAAATAAACTTAGCAATCAAACCAGAGCAACTGAATGATTTAGCTATTCCTGAAGAATCCTTTAAAGGGATAGTGAATATGTTTGGTTATTGTGAGACAATTCCTAACCAGACAATGTCTACGCTCACAAAAAATTCTATTCACAAAACTAAATCGCATAATTAGGTAAATCGAATTTAAAAACAAGAACTTTTTTAGTGGTTCTTGTTTTTAAATTAACTTGATTGTGTAGTGGTTGGTTGAGAACGCATATTTTTTCTCATCAAAACCTTCTTACGTAATTCTTCTTCCTCTTTCTTCTGAGCCTCAATTGCTTCTTGCTCTTTTCTTTCTTGCTCTTTTCTTTGTTCTTCTTCCATTTTGTTTTTATTTTCTAGTTCCTGAATTTTTTGTTTTAAAGCCTCAGTTCTAGCTGCGTTTTGTTCTTTAATTTTTTGTCTTTCTGCTAGCTCCATTGCGATTTGCAATTGTTTGTCAACAGGCTTATTTTGCTCAGCTAGTTTTTTAGCTATTTCTCTTTGGATGTCAGGTTGAGATTCATCCGTTTTGTCAGTATCAGTTTTGGGGTTATTTTTATTTGCGTCATTTTCATTTTGCATTGGTTTTGGTGCTGGTTTTGTATTTAAAACTACACTTTCCTTTTTGCAAGATGCAGCAACTGCAACTGTCGAAAAAGATATTGCAAGTGGTGAAGCACTTAGTAATATTTTTTTGATTTTATTCATTTATAATTTCTCCTTAATTTAATGCTGATTAATTATATATTAGATAATAAAAAACAATAAATATTTAAATAATACTCATTTAGAGTTATTTTGGTAAAAATAAAAAATAAAGACTAAACTTTACTTTTTTAATTTTCGTTTATTAAAATCAGGAACAAGTGTAAACATTTGAGCACAAAAAACAGTAGCAACCAAAATATAGATATATCAAGGGTAAAATCTGAACAGTGCTAATTCAAATATTATAATTCAAACCACATAACATATATTTAATCCAGACGCCACGCCAACACCAGCTTTGTTAATCGCGATATAAAATAAGACAAAACTAACTATCCCGATAATTGACGATCCTAGAATTCAAAAAACATCAATGTTTGAAACTACATCCTTAATTGATCCAAATGAATTGAACGAGGGAACCAAAATTAGAGCTAGAACAAGAACAGAACTACATTGACGAACAAAGATAGAAACATAAGGATCAATTCCCGAATCCATTGCTTTTGAACTCAAAAAAGACTCGATAGCTCAACCTATTGCAGCAAATAATGCAAATAAAAACCCTCACCCATTTTTGATATCACCAGAGCTAAATTGCAATATTCCAAGTGTTAAAATTGCTAGAAGGGAAATAGAACCGCCAACTATTGAATTGATATTCATTTTTTGTTTTAAAAATAAGTAAGCAAGCATTGCAGCTAAAACTGGATATGTAACCGTAATTGATCCAGATAAACCAGAACCGATATATTGAATACCTAAAATGTAAGTTACAGATCCAAAAGGTCCTCCAAATATTGAACCAAGAATTATTCATAAAATATTTTTATTTTGAAAAGCTTTTTTAAGATCTTTTATTCTTTTGAACATTAGTAGTACTAAAAAAGCTCAAATTAAAGCAAAAAATTCCTGAATGAATGAAATTGACACTCCAATTTGTAAAGAATTTAAAATACCATTAACATCACCTTGTCTTGCTTTAAATGATTGATCGTGTAAAAATAAAAAAATCGAAACTAATGCTCAAGATATCCCGGCGATAAAACCGAAAATTTTACCTAGAAAAGTTGATGAAAACAGTTTTTTTTGCTCGTTTTTTATGTATTTATTCATATTTAAACCTTTTTAAATATTGATTAGCAACCATGATTAATTCGTTTTCGTACTCGTGATGAAATTCTTGATATTGTTTTTTATATTCGCATCAGAACACTCATAAAATAGCCTGCATTATTATCTGTGCATACAGTCTATTTAATTCACTTTTGGTTGGTTTGCGGTCTAGATATACGCTTAAAGCGTCTTTAACTTGTTTTTGGTCATAAACACAAGATAAGCAATATCCTGCAATATCAGTGTAGGCATCAGCCTGGCCTGCGTATTCTCAGTCAATTAGTTTAACTCGACCATCACTTAAAATTAAAACATTTTCAAAAAAAGTATCTACCAAACACAAATGAGTTGGATATTTTTTAGCTTTGTATCAATGATAAATATTATTGAATTGTGATTGCAATTCCTTGATTTGTAAATTGATTTTTGCATAGTGGTCACCAATGATTTTGACATAGTAATTCATTCTTTCTAGCAAGTCAAATTCATGATTGATTTGTATATTTTTGTTGTGTAAATCTTTAAAAGCGTGCATTGCTTTTTTCATGTGTTGGTAATTGTTTCCGTTAGCTACTGTAGCATTTGTATAAAATTTAGCAATCTTAAATCCGTGCAGAGGGCTATCTATAAAATCGGTAGTATTAAAATATATAACGCTTTCACTAATGCCGAGATTGTTGATTTTTTCATAAACTTCTTGTTCTTGATATCTATTGATTAATTCATGAGAGCCTTTTTTAGGAATGCGAGCAATATATGTTTTGTTTTTTATATCAAAAGTAAAAGAATCATTAGTCATCCCCTGTTTAATTGGTTTGATATTTGAAATTTCATCAAAATCTATTGAAAAAACACTCATTATTTTCTTTAAATGGATATCCTCTTTAAAACACGGTGCATCTGGATTGTAAGTTAATAGGTCATTAAAATTATCAATTTCGAAAGCATAGTTGTCGCAAGGTAAAGTCTTTAAATTTATGTCATCTAAAACATTTCATAATGCTTGTTCTCAATAAGAGTTTATTTTTAATTCATCATTTAAGACACATTTTTTAACTTCTTCTTTAAATGCTGAAAAATCATTTTTGTGAATATAGGTGCATCCTGTCAAAAACTCAAAATTATTGGATTTATATTTTTGATTTATATCTCGCACTCTAAAATCTTTAACGTTTCCCGCATCCTTAATAACTTCTCATTCCGCTATGTTTTCAGTCGATTTTTGTGTATTAACTCATGAATTTGGATATTTTTGATTGAATATATCTTTACTAAAAATTACATCACTAGTTAAGATAAAAACACCACCTTCTGGGTTTTTAAGCTCTTGAAGCCCAAGATATAAACTATATAGTGAATTTGTGTTTTTAAAATCCTTGTTGTAAACTTCGACTAAATTATGACGCTGAATTATTCCAGCAAATTTTTTTCGCATATACCCCGTAACAATTATCTTGTTATCAAAATCACTTAAATATTTTAAATTTTCAGTCAAAATACGAGTGTTTTCTTTTATTTCTAATAAACCTTTGGGGATTTTTAGAGTAAGCGGAGTTAAACGAGAACCAAATCCTGCAGCTAAAATAATGATATTTTTCATGCGCACCTCCTTTTCGAAGTATTCAAATGATACAAAATAAATTTTACTTAATTTTAACCATTTTAGCCCTAGTTAATTTAATTACTACCATTAAATTTTTCTTTCTCTTATTGTTTACGTGTAAAATTTCTGTATATTTTGCTCCTCTTCTAATAAGAAATAATTAAAATTAATACATACTAGATTGAATTTGGAGATTAAATGGACAAGAAACAAAAACAAGTTTATGAACTTCTTAAGGAATTTTTGCAAATTGTTAATAAACATAATTTGCAATATATGATTATTTATGGAACTTTGTTAGGTGCTAAGCGACACAACGGATTTATTCCTTGGGACGATGACATTGACCTAGTTGTTCCTAAGGCGACATTGGATTTTTTAGTTCAAAACTATCCTTCTAAAATTTATTTACCCGAAAATAACAATTCTCCTCTTTTAATTCCTAAATTTTCAAACGATAACAAAACTAATGAAGAAGCTGTTTTTATAGATTTATTCCTTGCGATTCCAACATCTAGAAAAAATATTTCTAAATTCTCATCACTTAAAAATAAAATAAGATATTTGCACACATACACACGCAGAAAAACTTTTAAAAGACAATGGGGTTTAAGAATTCTAAAATTCTTTTCTTTATTTAGCTGATTGAGCAAAAAATACTCAGTAGGCGATGCTTACAATGATTTATACTCGGATAAACCAGAATTTTCATCGGTATTATATTTACCATTTAAGAAAAAAACTTATAAAAACACTTATTCAAAACTGGATTTTGATACAGCAATTGAATCTAATTTTGAAGATTTAAGCGTTAAAATTCCGTCTAATTGAGAAGAGATTTTAATTCAAAATTATGGTAAAAATTGAAGCACACCTAAAAAATTTAAATATTGTGAGCATTTGGGTCTTTATGACATGGAAATTTTTGTTTATAAAAAAAGAAAAATAAATAATTAAAAATTAGTTAGTTGCAATAAATTTATATTAAAAAAGATGTTTTACGAATAGTATCTTAAAATTTAGAATTAGTTTTCTGAATTTTTTATTTTGCATAAGGATTTGTAAATAGCAAAAAAAGACTTTTTGATATAATACTAAATATTAAATTTAATAGGAGAGTTATGGCAGAAAAAAATTATAAAGATACACTAAATATGCCTCAAACGAATTTTGAAATGAGAGCAAATTTAGTAAAAAAAGAACCTGAATTTAGAGAATTGTGATTGCAAAATGAAATTTATAAAAAAGTATTAGCTAAAAATAAAGCTAATACACCTTTTATATTGCATGATGGCCCACCATATGCTAATGGTAACTTGCATATTGGCCACTCTCTTAATAAAATTTTAAAAGATATTGTAATCCGTTACAAATCGATGAATGGTTTTTATACTCCGTATATACCTGGTTGAGACACTCATGGATTGCCAATTGAACACAAAATGCTACAAGAAGCAAAATTAAATAAAAACGAATTGACACCACTAGAACTGCGAAGAAAAGCTCGTGAGTATGCATTGAGTCAGGTTGAAGTGCAAAAAGAGCAATTTAAGCAAATGCAACTTTTGAGTGATTTTGAACAGTATTATGTTACTTTATCGCCTGGGTTTGTTGCACAACAATTACGTTTATTTAAAAAAATGGTCCTTGACGGACTTGTTTACAAGGGCTTAAAACCTGTTTATTGGTCGCCATCTTCACAATCTGCATTAGCTGAGGCTGAGGTAGAATATAAAGATATTGATAGTCCTTCTATATTTGTTGCTTTTGAGATTGAAGAACCAGGGAGCGAACGGATCAAAAAAGGTGATTATTTAATAATTTGGACAACCACCCCTTGAACATTGTTAGCTAATTCAGCCGTGGCAATTGGTGAGTCTTTTGAGTATTCAATTGTTGAAAAAGGAGCTAAAAGATACATAATTGCTACTGAATTAGTTGAAAAAGTTACTGACCAATTTAACTGAACAAACTTTCATGTTGTTGAAAATTTAAAAGCTTCTGAAATAGTAGGTTCAAAATACATCAGTCCCTTAAATAAAAATATTTCACCAGTAGTAATTGGTCACCACGTTAGTTTAGAAACTGGTACTGGACTTGTTCATATTGCTCCTATGTTTGGCGAAGATGACTTTTTGATCGGTAATAAATACGATTTAAACAAAATCATGCATATTTCTGATGATGGAAAAATAAACGAATTAGGCGGGGAATATGCCGGCCAATACTATTCAAAAGCTGATAATTTGATTATTGAACAATTAAAACTACTAGATTTATTAATTTTAGCCGGTAAAATTAATCACTCATACCCTCATGATTGAAGAACTCATAAACCAATTATTTTCCGTGGAACACCACAATGATTTGTTTCGATTGACAAAATTAAAGATCGGATTATAGGGTCATTAGAAAATGTATCGACATATCCTGAATGGGCAAAAAAACGTCTTTCAAATATGATTATTAACCACAATGATTGAACAATATCTCGCCAGAGAACTTGGGGTGTGCCACTTATAATTTTTTACGACCAGGATAACAAACCAATTTTTGACGAAAAGATTTTTGACCATGTTATTAATTTAATTGAAATTGAAGGTCCTGACATTTGATGAGAAAAAACTGCTGATGAACTTTTACCTAAGCCTTATCAAGGTAAAGGATTCAGTAAAGAAACTGATATTATGGACGTGTGATTTGATTCGGGTTCGACTTCATTTGCTGTTGAAATTGACCCTCAAGTCAACGCTCCTTATGATCTTTATCTTGAAGGAAGCGACCAATATAGAGGATGATTTAATTCATCGTTAATTAACTCTGTAGCCCTTAGAGGAGTAGCTCCTTATAAAAAACTTGTTTCACACGGGTTTGTTTTAGATGGTAAGGGTGAAAAAATGTCAAAATCAAAAGGAAATACTATTGATCCGTTAAAAGTAATTCAAAAACATGGTGCAGATATTTTACGTTTTTGAGTTGCGAATAGTGAATATACAAATGATGTAAGCATTTCCGATTCGATCCTTGAACAAAACGCCGATTCATATCGAAAAATTAGAAATACTATTAAATTTATTTTAGGCAATCTTGAAGGGTTTGAATACGATGAATCATTGCCTCGTAAAGGAGTGCATCAATTTATCAAAGAACAACTTGAATTAGTTCGATCGAATGTTTTAAAGGCGTTTGATGAGTTTAAGTTCTTAAATGGTATTAAACTAATTAATAATTATGTCATTGAATTATCAAGTTTTTACTTAAACATCACTAAAGACATCCTTTATGTTGAAGAATTTAATTCGATTAATCGTCGTATGACTTTAACTAATTTTTATGAAATTGTTGAATTTTTAATCACAATTTTAGCACCAATTATCCCAACTACTTGTGATGATGCGTATCGTTATTTTAATAAAAAAGATAAGCAGATATCAGTTCATTTAGACACAATTACTCGTGAAAGATCTGTTAATATGAGTATTATTAATGAGTGGGAAGAGTTTTTTGAGTTACGTGATGAGGTAAATTTAGCAATTGAAAAAGCAATTAAAGAAGGCTTGATTAGACGAAGTAATGAAGTTAAATTAACCTTAAAGCCTAAATCAGATTTTATTGCGTCATTGGATTTAAAACAGTTATTAATGGTTGGTATTGTGGCATACGGAGAAGAATTCAAGCTAGAAACTTTTGAATCTCTTAAATGTCAGCGATGTTGAAATCATTTCTTGCCTGCTCAAATCATTGATGATTTATGTCCGCTTTGCACCAAAGTGCTAAAATCAGGAGATAAAAATGAGTAAAGAAATAGATGGAACCAAGGTGAGTAATAAAAAATCCTGACAACAACGCCGCCAGGATTTTACAGAACGGTTCAAAAATTATGGAGCTGAGCTAAGAAATAAATGAATCAACGATAAAAAACGAATTTTAATTAATTACTCAATTTTTGTTTCGATATTTGTGATTGTTTTATTAATTGACCAATTAACAAAAACATTTTTATTTAGTTGAGATACAGAAGCTGAGTGAAAAGGGGATGGTAAAACAATTTATCATGGCTTGATATTTGGTGTAAGGTCGGTAGAACATTTTGGAGTTACATTACTGCCTTGAAAAGGTAAAACTGTTGTAATTATTATTCAAATACTGAGTGTTTTGATATTTTTAGCAATAATCACAATACCTTTTTTAACCAATTCAATTTGAATGATAATTCTTTTCTCGTTTATTGCTGCGGGCAATGTTGGAAATATGCTCGATCGTTTTATGTTTAGTGGGCGCGTTAAAGATATTTTATTTGCTTCATTTTTAGAAACGATACAAGGCAGACAATTAGGAACATTTAATGTTGCTGATATAGCTTTGGTTGGTGGTTCAGCCGGTTTGGTAGTGTATTTCTTAATTCAAATTATTATTGAATATGTTGAAGAACAAAAAGAAGCACAAAAAACACAAAATAGTACTGAAAATATTGAATTAAATACTGATGAACATGTAAATGAAGAACAACAAAATCAGGCTTAAACTGCCTGATTTTTTATGTAAAAAAAGAGCACAAGCCCCCTTTTTTTGTTTATACTAAACGTGTCTTTTTAGGTTGAAGTATGTTTTTTCGCCATCAAAGCGTGATGTTTCACCTAATTCATCTTCAATTTCTAATAAACGATTATATTTGGCAATACGATCAGTTCTTGATAAAGAACCTGTTTTGATTTGACCTGTATTTAATGCAACTGCTAAATCAGCGATTGTTGTATCTTCAGTTTCGCCAGAACGGTGTGACACTACACAAGTAAAGCCGGCTTTGTGAGCAAGTTCCATTGTATCTAATGTCTCAGATAATGAACCAATTTGATTTAATTTAATCAAAATTGAGTTCATAACATCTTTTTTGATAGCTTCTCTTAGAATTTCTTGATTTGTAACGGTCAAGTCATCACCTACAATTTGTAATCTATCACCTAAACGTTGTTTCATTAGTTTAAACCCGTCTCAATCAGATTCGGCTAAACCATCTTCAATTGAAATAATTGGATATGTATTTACTAATTTTTCGTAGTAATCCACCATTTCTTCGGTTGTGTATTCTAATTTAACATCTTTTAAATGCTCAAAACCAGGGCGTTTTTCATCGATAGCTTGTTTTAATTTTTTAAATACATATTTTTTTGATTTTTCATCATAAAATTCACTCGAAGCAGGGTCCATTGCGATTGCAACCGCATTTTCACCGTGTGTAGCAGGCACTAATCCTGCTGCTTTAATTGCTTGCACCATATAATCTAAAACTTCTTCGTGAGATTTTAGATTAGGAGCATACCCCCCTTCATCACCAACGGTAGTTCCGTGTTCTTTTTTTAATAATTTACCTAAGTTATGGAAGACTTTGTTCGCCATTTGCAACGCTTGTCTAAACGTTTTTGCCCCAACGGGCATAATCATAAATTCTTGCATATCCACTGTGTTTGAAGAGTGTGCTCCACCATTCATAACGTTTAACATTGGAACAGGCAGTGTACGAGCGTTTGCTCCCCCGATGTATTTATACAATGGCAAGCCACATTCCTGAGCAGCTGCACGTGCAACAGCTAATGAAACACCTAAAATTGCATTAGCTCCTAAATTTGTTTTATTTTTTGTGCCATCTAATTCAATCATTTTTAGGTCAATGAATCTTTGATCGCTAACTTCGTAACCAATAATTTCTGGTGCAATAATGTTATTTACATTTTCAACCGCTTTCATAACACCTTTGCCACCATATCAGTTATCTTTAAATTCATCAAATGCAGCATCTCTTAGCTCGCAAGCTTCTCTTGTTCCTGTCGATGCCCCTGAAGGTACCATTGCCACTCCGACAGCGCCTAAATCTGTTACAACTTCAACGGCAATTGTTGGGTTCCCTCTTGAGTCAAGAATTTCTCTTGCGTATATATCTACAATTTTTGACATTTTTACTCCTAATTTTTTACACTTAATACTTCTATGCTATTATTAATTATATTATTTTCATAGATATTTAGTTCATTTAATTCTTTTTCTAAACGTAAAACATCCGAGATTTTAGGTTTAGTTACTGGCTCTTTTGGCGCGAACATTTCGCATGTTTCATTAGCGCTAATAATGCTTATTGGATAAGTTCCGATTTTTTTAGCAATATTAATAGTCTCAATTTTATCTTTGGTTAAAAGTGGT
The Mycoplasmopsis californica genome window above contains:
- the mf1 gene encoding diacylglycerol cholinephosphotransferase Mf1; amino-acid sequence: MDKKQKQVYELLKEFLQIVNKHNLQYMIIYGTLLGAKRHNGFIPWDDDIDLVVPKATLDFLVQNYPSKIYLPENNNSPLLIPKFSNDNKTNEEAVFIDLFLAIPTSRKNISKFSSLKNKIRYLHTYTRRKTFKRQWGLRILKFFSLFSWLSKKYSVGDAYNDLYSDKPEFSSVLYLPFKKKTYKNTYSKLDFDTAIESNFEDLSVKIPSNWEEILIQNYGKNWSTPKKFKYCEHLGLYDMEIFVYKKRKINN
- a CDS encoding DMT family transporter, with the protein product MNKYIKNEQKKLFSSTFLGKIFGFIAGISWALVSIFLFLHDQSFKARQGDVNGILNSLQIGVSISFIQEFFALIWAFLVLLMFKRIKDLKKAFQNKNILWIILGSIFGGPFGSVTYILGIQYIGSGLSGSITVTYPVLAAMLAYLFLKQKMNINSIVGGSISLLAILTLGILQFSSGDIKNGWGFLFALFAAIGWAIESFLSSKAMDSGIDPYVSIFVRQCSSVLVLALILVPSFNSFGSIKDVVSNIDVFWILGSSIIGIVSFVLFYIAINKAGVGVASGLNICYVVWIIIFELALFRFYPWYIYILVATVFCAQMFTLVPDFNKRKLKK
- a CDS encoding signal peptidase II; the encoded protein is MSKEIDGTKVSNKKSWQQRRQDFTERFKNYGAELRNKWINDKKRILINYSIFVSIFVIVLLIDQLTKTFLFSWDTEAEWKGDGKTIYHGLIFGVRSVEHFGVTLLPWKGKTVVIIIQILSVLIFLAIITIPFLTNSIWMIILFSFIAAGNVGNMLDRFMFSGRVKDILFASFLETIQGRQLGTFNVADIALVGGSAGLVVYFLIQIIIEYVEEQKEAQKTQNSTENIELNTDEHVNEEQQNQA
- a CDS encoding Vmc-like lipoprotein signal peptide domain-containing protein; amino-acid sequence: MNKIKKILLSASPLAISFSTVAVAASCKKESVVLNTKPAPKPMQNENDANKNNPKTDTDKTDESQPDIQREIAKKLAEQNKPVDKQLQIAMELAERQKIKEQNAARTEALKQKIQELENKNKMEEEQRKEQERKEQEAIEAQKKEEEELRKKVLMRKNMRSQPTTTQSS
- the ileS gene encoding isoleucine--tRNA ligase, with amino-acid sequence MAEKNYKDTLNMPQTNFEMRANLVKKEPEFRELWLQNEIYKKVLAKNKANTPFILHDGPPYANGNLHIGHSLNKILKDIVIRYKSMNGFYTPYIPGWDTHGLPIEHKMLQEAKLNKNELTPLELRRKAREYALSQVEVQKEQFKQMQLLSDFEQYYVTLSPGFVAQQLRLFKKMVLDGLVYKGLKPVYWSPSSQSALAEAEVEYKDIDSPSIFVAFEIEEPGSERIKKGDYLIIWTTTPWTLLANSAVAIGESFEYSIVEKGAKRYIIATELVEKVTDQFNWTNFHVVENLKASEIVGSKYISPLNKNISPVVIGHHVSLETGTGLVHIAPMFGEDDFLIGNKYDLNKIMHISDDGKINELGGEYAGQYYSKADNLIIEQLKLLDLLILAGKINHSYPHDWRTHKPIIFRGTPQWFVSIDKIKDRIIGSLENVSTYPEWAKKRLSNMIINHNDWTISRQRTWGVPLIIFYDQDNKPIFDEKIFDHVINLIEIEGPDIWWEKTADELLPKPYQGKGFSKETDIMDVWFDSGSTSFAVEIDPQVNAPYDLYLEGSDQYRGWFNSSLINSVALRGVAPYKKLVSHGFVLDGKGEKMSKSKGNTIDPLKVIQKHGADILRFWVANSEYTNDVSISDSILEQNADSYRKIRNTIKFILGNLEGFEYDESLPRKGVHQFIKEQLELVRSNVLKAFDEFKFLNGIKLINNYVIELSSFYLNITKDILYVEEFNSINRRMTLTNFYEIVEFLITILAPIIPTTCDDAYRYFNKKDKQISVHLDTITRERSVNMSIINEWEEFFELRDEVNLAIEKAIKEGLIRRSNEVKLTLKPKSDFIASLDLKQLLMVGIVAYGEEFKLETFESLKCQRCWNHFLPAQIIDDLCPLCTKVLKSGDKNE
- a CDS encoding NADH-dependent flavin oxidoreductase; protein product: MNKYLELFKPFKLGKYTLQNRFVLSPMTLSLTTIDGKMTDQEANYTRRRANSAPLIVSGAAYIDDFGQLFEYGYSAKSDSDIESLARLAQAMKADGNIVILQLAHAGKFSKASLKRYGHLHGPSYEKNFFPVEHEVFELTQQQIKNIIKDYAKATQRAIKAGFDGIEISMAQRLLIQTFFSKIVNKRTDSYGTDTFENRSRLCIEVVQAIRNVIDQFAPEGFLFGFRATPEETYGPVLGYTIEEFNQLIDLTIEKGKIDYLAIASWGHDIYLNKVRSDCKFKGQLVNEVIYNHFKNRVAVIASGGINTPDKCLDALQHCDLVGLSSVFVADPEFVHKIKNNEIDKINLAIKPEQLNDLAIPEESFKGIVNMFGYCETIPNQTMSTLTKNSIHKTKSHN
- a CDS encoding sugar phosphate nucleotidyltransferase, translated to MKNIIILAAGFGSRLTPLTLKIPKGLLEIKENTRILTENLKYLSDFDNKIIVTGYMRKKFAGIIQRHNLVEVYNKDFKNTNSLYSLYLGLQELKNPEGGVFILTSDVIFSKDIFNQKYPNSWVNTQKSTENIAEWEVIKDAGNVKDFRVRDINQKYKSNNFEFLTGCTYIHKNDFSAFKEEVKKCVLNDELKINSYWEQALWNVLDDINLKTLPCDNYAFEIDNFNDLLTYNPDAPCFKEDIHLKKIMSVFSIDFDEISNIKPIKQGMTNDSFTFDIKNKTYIARIPKKGSHELINRYQEQEVYEKINNLGISESVIYFNTTDFIDSPLHGFKIAKFYTNATVANGNNYQHMKKAMHAFKDLHNKNIQINHEFDLLERMNYYVKIIGDHYAKINLQIKELQSQFNNIYHWYKAKKYPTHLCLVDTFFENVLILSDGRVKLIDWEYAGQADAYTDIAGYCLSCVYDQKQVKDALSVYLDRKPTKSELNRLYAQIIMQAILWVFWCEYKKQYQEFHHEYENELIMVANQYLKRFKYE
- a CDS encoding lipoate--protein ligase, producing MILIEPIRNGKYVKDGAYWLAIQIWAMNHLRLDDTIVFPSVAEPHIQIGYFQNPEVEVNFNYLKEKNLQIVRRDTGGGAIYIDSNSVNVCYLIPYKENESIIGNFAKFYEPTIKILKDLGATRVTQTGKNDLTIDGRKVSGAAMTLINDVIYGGNSLLYNVDYDAMSQVLNPNRKKIQSQGIKSVRQRVAGLSEYLDEQYKNLDIFEFKDLIIKRLFNAEDLSSIKRYEISDQDWMQIDELIEKKYKNWDWTYGISPRYEYNRDARLSIGTINFSLAIENQKIEKFKISGDFFPRKDVSGLELSLIGTKMKFEELVQALNDADLQSYFFTEVNAVEIAKIILDEE